A window of the Butyricimonas faecalis genome harbors these coding sequences:
- a CDS encoding TlpA disulfide reductase family protein produces the protein MKKILGLLVCLACFSCNVSVDNRKTTIKGTLDEKKDVTLCVVYVNDKGYVEDTVNVKNGKFEWSRPLDYPTEVKFMLGASQTASMWTEPGVMKLALKVGNFADYTLEGSKLNEMARAFEKEVQEEYQKMKEVGEKIQNENFSDEEKKQAREDYKVINQQIITKNLEFVKNHTNSYYAASLLFNMQFRRGLSSEEARRYLNLLTGKALDSPYVRRLRQNLDGEINGSVGRNASLFSTKDINGELFDLVQLIGKKYVILDFWASWCGPCRKLNPHLKEIYEKYKKEELIVVCVADDDSSREMWRKAVHDDGLEQFVHVLRGLRGMEYFFDVEADISLKYGVHSLPTKFLIDKNGVIVGRYGEGGKPHEVMDSELKKIFGY, from the coding sequence ATGAAAAAGATATTAGGACTACTGGTTTGTCTTGCATGTTTTTCTTGTAATGTTTCGGTGGATAACAGAAAAACGACAATAAAAGGAACATTGGATGAAAAAAAAGATGTTACGCTTTGCGTGGTATACGTGAATGATAAAGGGTATGTGGAAGATACTGTTAATGTGAAAAATGGGAAGTTCGAGTGGAGTCGACCGCTTGATTACCCGACAGAGGTTAAGTTTATGTTGGGAGCTTCGCAGACCGCTTCCATGTGGACGGAGCCCGGAGTAATGAAGCTTGCTCTTAAGGTCGGTAATTTTGCTGATTACACGCTTGAAGGTTCTAAACTCAATGAAATGGCAAGGGCTTTCGAGAAAGAAGTTCAGGAGGAATATCAGAAAATGAAAGAAGTCGGAGAGAAAATTCAAAACGAGAATTTTTCCGATGAGGAGAAAAAACAAGCGCGTGAAGACTATAAGGTTATAAATCAACAAATAATAACTAAGAATTTAGAATTCGTGAAAAACCATACAAATTCTTATTATGCTGCTTCGCTTTTATTCAACATGCAATTTCGGAGGGGGTTATCCTCGGAAGAAGCCCGGCGTTATTTGAATTTGCTTACAGGAAAAGCGTTGGATAGTCCCTACGTGAGAAGGTTGCGACAGAATCTTGATGGTGAGATTAATGGTTCAGTTGGTCGGAATGCATCACTTTTTTCAACGAAAGATATAAATGGAGAATTATTTGATTTGGTTCAGTTGATAGGGAAAAAATACGTGATTCTAGACTTTTGGGCAAGTTGGTGCGGACCTTGTCGTAAATTGAATCCCCATTTGAAAGAAATCTATGAGAAATATAAGAAAGAGGAACTTATTGTTGTGTGTGTGGCTGATGACGATTCTTCTAGAGAGATGTGGCGCAAGGCGGTTCATGATGATGGACTTGAACAATTTGTTCACGTTCTTCGGGGATTGCGTGGAATGGAATATTTCTTTGATGTAGAGGCGGATATTAGCTTGAAGTATGGAGTACATTCATTGCCAACAAAGTTCTTGATCGACAAGAATGGTGTGATTGTCGGACGTTACGGGGAAGGGGGAAAACCGCATGAGGTGATGGATAGTGAATTGAAAAAGATATTTGGTTATTAG
- a CDS encoding PKD-like family lipoprotein, whose product MKKNILAFLFIISLFAASCIDDKGSYDYTELADIKIEGIPSVVEVLGYVENITVSPKITSSIEGEIKADNPNYTFQYRLGYKGMGSLGGYDAEGISHPWVDVTPESGFDLDIPANYSANSYVCWFTVTDKRNNVVTSCFFDVIISSTTFEGWLVLCNEGTNERVRLDMISQISSTRIETIHDIAVGLPEIHHATSLGFLPQLGNPGDELSIFSTEGSYLIDNESLESSELMEFNLNQFALDPGETMIAEVPFPASTYSWQVKYRFAFSESGNVYLEDATDGGSAYGFPLNTTEAGSPAEFKVAPFAGFSWVRPWNGMTPKVVFYDIDNQRFVAFQGDVRDVAQQKVSSIREPSKNKLFSYSTGKDMVYMEGTRRSNGLVYAILEDGVGKRSIYGINVGGYGFIQELYIDEVVAPDFEQAEHFAFHSQFPLMFYAVKNKVYLYNLGTKTAKELTDIKLKDSETVTRLKFNLYRNSSYTSLTNQSEEFMNQQYHLIVASYDDAAADETQGGKVAFYSVDGVNDVVSKVVEYTGFANVVDVVYRERAQ is encoded by the coding sequence ATGAAAAAGAATATTTTAGCATTTCTGTTTATAATTTCCCTATTTGCGGCTTCTTGCATTGATGACAAGGGAAGTTACGATTACACGGAATTGGCAGATATCAAAATAGAAGGAATACCTTCTGTTGTAGAGGTCTTGGGGTACGTGGAAAATATAACTGTTTCCCCTAAAATCACCTCTTCCATTGAAGGGGAGATCAAGGCTGACAATCCGAATTACACATTCCAATATCGTTTAGGATATAAAGGAATGGGTAGTTTGGGAGGATATGATGCAGAAGGTATTTCACATCCTTGGGTGGATGTGACCCCTGAAAGCGGTTTTGATCTTGATATCCCGGCAAATTATAGTGCGAATTCCTATGTTTGTTGGTTTACGGTTACGGATAAGCGAAATAATGTTGTGACGTCATGTTTTTTCGATGTCATAATAAGTTCAACGACTTTTGAGGGGTGGCTGGTATTATGTAACGAGGGAACTAACGAGCGGGTGCGTTTGGATATGATTTCCCAGATTTCGTCTACTCGAATAGAGACCATACATGATATTGCTGTCGGATTGCCGGAGATTCATCATGCTACGAGTTTGGGATTTTTACCTCAGTTGGGTAATCCTGGTGACGAATTGAGTATATTTTCAACAGAAGGGTCCTATTTGATTGATAACGAATCGTTAGAATCAAGTGAGTTGATGGAATTTAACTTGAATCAATTTGCTTTGGATCCGGGGGAAACGATGATTGCGGAAGTTCCATTTCCTGCATCAACGTACTCTTGGCAAGTCAAATATCGTTTTGCTTTCTCTGAATCCGGGAATGTATATTTGGAAGATGCTACTGACGGAGGTAGTGCATACGGGTTCCCGCTTAATACCACGGAAGCCGGCTCTCCTGCCGAGTTTAAAGTAGCACCGTTTGCCGGTTTTAGTTGGGTTCGACCGTGGAATGGCATGACTCCTAAAGTGGTGTTTTATGATATAGATAATCAGCGATTTGTTGCATTTCAAGGAGATGTGCGTGATGTCGCACAACAAAAAGTGAGTTCAATACGTGAGCCGAGTAAGAATAAATTATTCTCTTATTCCACGGGTAAAGATATGGTGTACATGGAGGGGACGCGTCGTTCTAATGGGTTGGTTTATGCTATATTGGAGGACGGGGTTGGCAAGCGTTCGATTTATGGTATTAATGTGGGAGGATATGGTTTTATACAAGAATTGTATATTGATGAGGTAGTTGCTCCGGACTTCGAACAAGCCGAGCATTTTGCCTTTCATAGTCAGTTCCCGTTGATGTTTTATGCCGTGAAAAATAAGGTGTACCTTTATAATCTAGGGACAAAAACGGCCAAGGAGCTTACTGATATAAAATTGAAAGATTCTGAGACGGTAACTCGTCTTAAATTTAATCTTTACAGAAATTCAAGTTATACCTCATTAACAAACCAAAGCGAAGAGTTCATGAATCAGCAATACCATTTGATTGTAGCTTCGTATGATGATGCTGCGGCGGATGAAACGCAGGGGGGGAAAGTGGCATTTTATTCTGTTGACGGGGTGAATGATGTTGTCTCGAAAGTGGTGGAATATACGGGTTTTGCAAATGTTGTTGATGTGGTTTATCGTGAACGTGCACAATAA
- a CDS encoding DUF4843 domain-containing protein, with protein MRMKNVLPFMLLFFLVGACNKDEIMLFDRGEAGVYFQSGNRTANFVNSELYVDSTDYSFYTESDTVVEIILTTKIRTMGKVRDYPRPVKLVIDTENTTAIEGVHYEMNPEDAVIPAGESSVSFPVRFFRTSDLGDRKIQLMLKLEDNEYFKVYFNEQKNTNVYYATGEQIMADRYKFLISEIYTRPLYWYSAEDYFGPWSVAKFRLVNDVCDIPVEDWLRGGYSDSKVRAGCFPIYAYMVRNVLQELADMKTPKLDDDGTYMQLGPNFKVDYSGCIE; from the coding sequence ATGAGAATGAAAAATGTTTTGCCGTTTATGCTCCTATTTTTTCTTGTTGGGGCTTGTAATAAAGATGAGATTATGCTTTTCGACCGGGGTGAAGCCGGAGTCTATTTTCAGTCGGGCAACCGTACAGCTAACTTTGTAAATAGTGAGTTATATGTTGATTCTACCGATTATTCGTTCTATACCGAGTCTGATACCGTGGTCGAAATTATTTTGACAACAAAGATTCGTACTATGGGTAAGGTGAGAGATTACCCGCGACCAGTTAAACTTGTGATCGACACTGAGAATACGACTGCGATCGAAGGGGTACATTATGAAATGAACCCTGAGGATGCCGTGATCCCGGCAGGAGAGAGTAGTGTCTCTTTTCCCGTAAGATTTTTTAGAACGTCTGATTTAGGGGATCGAAAGATTCAGTTGATGTTGAAGCTGGAGGATAACGAGTATTTTAAAGTTTATTTCAACGAACAGAAAAATACAAATGTTTATTACGCTACTGGAGAACAAATTATGGCAGACCGTTATAAATTTTTGATTAGTGAAATCTACACGAGACCATTGTATTGGTATAGTGCAGAAGATTATTTCGGACCGTGGTCGGTAGCAAAGTTTCGTTTGGTAAATGATGTGTGTGATATTCCGGTGGAGGATTGGTTACGAGGGGGATATAGCGATAGCAAGGTACGAGCGGGATGTTTCCCTATTTACGCATATATGGTGCGTAATGTTTTGCAGGAATTGGCTGATATGAAAACGCCGAAACTAGATGATGATGGAACGTATATGCAATTAGGTCCGAATTTTAAGGTCGACTATTCAGGTTGTATTGAATAA
- a CDS encoding RagB/SusD family nutrient uptake outer membrane protein: MKLKVYILLLGGMFLLAGCSDFLDVVPKDKQTAEQLYSTKAGFYTAVNGIYNRLSSEDLYGGKMSWEAIDIMSKRYETTKAKLYFKDLSNNDYSSTYVAGALSIIWQKSYELILAANLLIEQVDNQRGILSETEANLMKGEMLAVRAFLHLDMFRLFGPRWDNNPDALSIPYNESTKVTTLPLLPFSTIMEKIIRDFNNAEALLVDDPVIINGPMASEVEGESVQLRFRQFRFNYYAVIALKARAYLWGGDKVNALVEAKRLLEDPKVKEYFPAVDPNKLLANNTNPDRVFSSEVLASVYMKSRDRIFLNYFSSTVSSSNFLQPHSTYVSGAQTSLFTHLLLGSETMDYRFQSQWERVVEENAKGYVFTKYKAIDKPNSESSDSEYFYSKMIPLVKLSELYYIATECEPQIEDGLKWYNEIRGKRGCPAISESRVSLITSLGWSRLLAQEYIREFYGEGQVFFFLKRITIMAGYPAGTVLPNDNGKELSRATLNIVPPLPEGEMK; the protein is encoded by the coding sequence ATGAAACTGAAAGTATACATTTTATTATTGGGAGGTATGTTTTTACTGGCGGGTTGTTCTGATTTCTTGGATGTCGTCCCCAAAGATAAGCAAACAGCGGAGCAACTTTATAGTACGAAAGCCGGGTTCTATACTGCGGTAAACGGGATATATAATCGTTTGTCTTCCGAGGATCTTTACGGCGGTAAGATGAGTTGGGAAGCAATTGATATCATGTCTAAGAGATATGAAACGACAAAAGCTAAGCTTTATTTTAAAGATTTGAGTAATAATGATTATTCTTCTACTTACGTGGCGGGGGCACTTAGTATTATTTGGCAGAAATCTTACGAATTGATTCTGGCAGCCAATTTGTTGATAGAACAGGTTGATAACCAACGGGGAATTCTGTCGGAAACGGAAGCTAATTTGATGAAAGGAGAGATGTTGGCCGTGCGTGCTTTCCTGCATTTGGATATGTTTCGATTGTTTGGTCCTCGTTGGGATAATAATCCTGATGCTTTGTCGATTCCTTATAATGAATCAACAAAGGTAACCACGCTTCCGTTACTTCCGTTCAGTACAATCATGGAGAAGATCATCCGTGATTTTAATAACGCCGAAGCATTGTTGGTTGATGATCCGGTGATCATTAACGGGCCAATGGCCTCAGAAGTTGAGGGCGAATCCGTGCAATTGCGTTTCCGCCAATTCCGTTTTAATTATTACGCCGTGATCGCTCTCAAGGCCCGGGCTTATTTGTGGGGAGGTGACAAGGTGAATGCGTTGGTTGAAGCTAAAAGATTGCTTGAGGATCCCAAGGTAAAGGAATATTTTCCGGCAGTGGACCCGAATAAATTATTGGCGAATAACACGAATCCGGATAGAGTGTTTTCTTCCGAGGTGCTGGCCAGCGTGTACATGAAAAGCCGGGATAGGATTTTCCTCAATTATTTTTCTTCAACGGTTTCATCAAGTAATTTTTTGCAGCCACATAGTACCTATGTTTCCGGGGCTCAAACATCATTATTCACGCATTTGTTACTAGGTTCAGAAACTATGGATTATCGTTTCCAATCGCAATGGGAAAGAGTTGTTGAGGAAAATGCTAAAGGTTATGTGTTCACGAAATATAAAGCTATTGATAAGCCCAATTCGGAAAGTTCTGATTCTGAATATTTTTATTCTAAAATGATTCCATTGGTGAAGTTGTCCGAGTTGTATTACATTGCCACGGAATGTGAACCTCAAATAGAGGATGGTCTTAAATGGTATAACGAAATCCGGGGAAAGCGTGGATGTCCCGCTATTTCCGAATCTCGGGTTTCCCTTATTACGAGTCTCGGTTGGTCGAGATTACTTGCACAAGAATATATACGAGAATTTTATGGGGAAGGACAAGTGTTTTTCTTTTTGAAACGAATTACGATTATGGCAGGGTATCCTGCGGGGACTGTTCTGCCTAATGATAATGGGAAAGAATTGTCGAGGGCGACTCTTAATATCGTACCTCCACTTCCCGAGGGCGAGATGAAATAG
- a CDS encoding SusC/RagA family TonB-linked outer membrane protein, with translation MKKRRIMCHFFDKAHKKLWMIMRLCFIFVVLLEFASRANVKAQDQVVSLDLKNVHYYELFNEIHKQTGVRFIYNTNQLEKMSLINVHAKKKKVSDLLTEVLASTPFTFLYDQNVVMLVQREEEKKGIRITGIVTDTKKEPLPGVTVIIKGTQLGAATDMEGRYSLTFLEGKENPVLVFTMVGMETVEVKYQGKDTINVVMKDAVNELEDVVVTGIFTRKKESFTGSVSSYTKNELKKVGTSNVLQSLKTLDPSFAILDDVQFGSDPNRLPNMEIRGKSSMLGMRDELEADPNQPLFILDGFESSLEAINDLDINRIESITILKDAASTAIYGSKAANGVVVVETVKPQAGKLQVNYNGNLNVTMPDLSSYNLMNAREKLEFESLAGRYDPNIVGSPYRTETEIRLGEMYHERLRSIAEGIDTYWLAEPLRVGVNQKHSLYVMGGDEHFMFGLGGAYNGVTGVMKESNRQVLSGNIDLIYRVSKFQFSNKFSVSTTDYDNPVVSFSVYAKSNPYYKKRNSDGTIEQWLEYNDDVKIANPLWNASLNSRNTGNNLNLSNYFIAEWTPSNLWKVRARFGLTYSNDDTEKFISPEDTDQVLNKESGKRGEYTTTNLRGNQYEGEFTVTFAQLFGKHRINIVGGGNVFSSKTLLQGYSVEGFPAGDFTYPSFAGGYPENALPTYVETVSHAVNAYFNTGYSFDDRYLMDFSLRLNGSSVFGSTSKYNTTWSLGLGWNLHREKFIADNLPFVNLFKIRASIGNPGNQSFDSGRTLITYAFQSGMLNYFGLGALPDQIGNPDLKWQITQDKNIGMDLTLFNSRFSLTVDYFHKLTDPLLIRVTMPYSSGTTEYYTNAGEQVSQGITFSTVFHILRDTDRRILWSVRANGRTQKTRIDKIGNKLDVFNNNGRGTRTQRYYDGADPDDIWVIKSAGIDPSTGKELFFTKEGGFTYDFSYDNEVICGNTRPDIEGVIGSSFTYKGLTLSLNFRYQLGADVFNSALLNKVENVNLYYNQDRRALYERWQNPGDIRIFKNIRDVNSSPMSSRFVQREDVLALESLYLEYEFMGGWIKQVGLSNLKVFCSMRDVFRFSTIRSERGIDYPFARSIDAGLSFNF, from the coding sequence ATGAAAAAAAGAAGAATCATGTGCCATTTTTTTGACAAGGCACATAAAAAACTTTGGATGATCATGAGGTTATGTTTCATTTTTGTGGTTTTGCTTGAATTTGCATCACGTGCGAATGTTAAGGCTCAGGATCAGGTGGTTAGTCTGGACCTGAAAAATGTGCATTACTATGAATTATTTAACGAAATTCATAAGCAAACAGGGGTTCGTTTTATTTATAACACGAACCAATTGGAGAAGATGTCTTTAATTAATGTACATGCGAAAAAGAAGAAAGTGAGTGATTTACTGACGGAAGTGCTGGCGTCTACTCCTTTTACTTTTTTGTATGATCAAAATGTGGTGATGTTGGTGCAACGGGAAGAAGAGAAGAAAGGTATCCGGATCACCGGTATCGTGACAGATACGAAAAAGGAGCCTCTGCCGGGAGTGACTGTAATTATTAAAGGTACTCAATTAGGTGCGGCCACGGACATGGAGGGAAGGTATTCATTGACTTTTCTTGAGGGAAAAGAAAATCCCGTATTGGTTTTCACGATGGTAGGTATGGAGACGGTGGAGGTGAAGTATCAAGGAAAAGATACGATTAACGTGGTGATGAAAGATGCCGTGAATGAACTGGAAGATGTGGTGGTAACCGGAATTTTTACCCGTAAGAAAGAGAGTTTTACCGGGTCGGTTTCTTCTTATACCAAGAATGAGTTGAAAAAAGTCGGGACTTCAAATGTGCTTCAGAGTCTGAAAACGCTTGATCCGTCGTTTGCTATTTTGGATGACGTGCAGTTTGGTTCCGATCCCAATCGCCTTCCTAACATGGAGATTCGAGGAAAATCCAGTATGCTTGGTATGCGCGACGAATTGGAGGCGGATCCCAATCAACCGCTTTTTATACTTGATGGTTTTGAGTCATCGCTTGAAGCGATCAATGATTTGGATATAAACAGAATAGAATCTATAACAATATTGAAGGATGCCGCTTCCACGGCAATCTATGGTTCCAAGGCGGCTAACGGTGTTGTGGTTGTTGAGACGGTGAAACCGCAGGCGGGGAAATTGCAGGTTAATTATAATGGTAATTTGAACGTGACGATGCCAGATTTGTCCAGCTATAATTTGATGAATGCGAGGGAAAAGTTGGAATTCGAGTCTTTGGCCGGACGATATGATCCGAATATCGTGGGGTCTCCTTACCGGACAGAAACGGAGATCCGTTTGGGTGAGATGTATCATGAGCGTTTGCGTTCTATTGCTGAAGGTATTGATACTTATTGGCTGGCGGAGCCGTTGCGGGTGGGGGTTAACCAGAAGCATTCGCTTTATGTCATGGGTGGTGATGAGCATTTTATGTTCGGCTTGGGAGGAGCTTACAATGGCGTGACCGGTGTGATGAAGGAATCTAATCGTCAGGTACTAAGCGGGAATATCGATCTGATATACCGGGTTTCCAAATTTCAATTTTCGAATAAATTTTCAGTCAGTACGACCGATTACGATAATCCGGTTGTTTCTTTCAGTGTTTATGCAAAGTCAAATCCTTATTATAAGAAACGGAATAGCGATGGGACAATCGAACAGTGGCTTGAATATAACGATGATGTTAAAATTGCCAATCCTTTGTGGAATGCAAGTTTGAATAGTCGTAACACGGGAAACAATTTGAATTTGAGTAATTATTTTATTGCCGAATGGACTCCTTCTAATTTGTGGAAGGTGAGGGCTCGTTTCGGGTTGACATACAGTAATGATGATACAGAGAAATTTATTTCCCCGGAGGATACGGATCAAGTGTTGAATAAGGAAAGTGGCAAACGGGGCGAGTACACCACCACGAATTTACGTGGTAATCAGTATGAGGGGGAGTTTACTGTGACTTTTGCTCAATTGTTCGGTAAGCACCGGATAAATATTGTTGGTGGAGGTAATGTGTTCAGCTCGAAAACATTGTTGCAGGGTTATTCCGTGGAGGGATTCCCTGCAGGTGATTTCACCTATCCTTCTTTTGCCGGCGGTTATCCGGAAAATGCTTTGCCTACTTACGTCGAGACTGTTTCGCATGCCGTAAATGCTTATTTTAACACGGGATACTCGTTTGATGATCGTTATTTGATGGATTTCAGTTTGCGGTTGAATGGTTCTTCCGTGTTTGGGAGCACGAGTAAATATAACACGACTTGGTCATTGGGCTTGGGATGGAATCTACATCGGGAAAAGTTTATCGCTGATAATTTGCCTTTTGTGAATTTGTTCAAAATCCGGGCATCTATCGGTAATCCGGGTAATCAAAGTTTTGATTCCGGGAGAACTTTGATTACTTACGCTTTTCAGTCCGGGATGTTGAATTATTTTGGGTTAGGTGCGTTACCGGATCAGATCGGTAACCCGGATTTGAAGTGGCAAATCACGCAAGATAAAAATATCGGGATGGATTTGACGTTATTTAATAGTCGTTTCTCGTTGACTGTCGATTACTTTCATAAGCTGACGGATCCGTTGTTAATCAGAGTTACGATGCCTTACTCTTCCGGAACGACAGAGTATTACACGAATGCCGGAGAACAGGTTTCTCAAGGGATTACATTTTCAACGGTTTTCCATATTTTGCGAGATACTGATAGACGGATTCTTTGGTCTGTACGGGCTAACGGGAGGACTCAAAAAACACGAATCGACAAAATCGGAAATAAGCTTGATGTTTTCAATAATAACGGGCGGGGAACTCGCACGCAACGCTATTATGACGGTGCTGATCCCGATGATATCTGGGTGATCAAGTCTGCCGGGATAGATCCGTCAACGGGTAAAGAGTTATTTTTTACCAAAGAGGGAGGTTTCACGTATGATTTTTCTTACGACAACGAGGTGATCTGTGGTAATACGCGGCCTGATATTGAAGGTGTGATCGGCTCTTCTTTCACCTACAAAGGATTGACATTAAGTCTTAATTTCCGTTATCAACTAGGTGCGGATGTGTTTAATTCCGCCTTGCTTAATAAAGTCGAAAATGTAAACTTGTATTATAATCAAGATCGCCGTGCACTTTATGAACGGTGGCAAAATCCCGGTGACATCCGTATATTTAAAAATATTCGAGATGTGAATTCCTCTCCGATGAGTTCTCGGTTCGTACAGCGTGAAGACGTGTTGGCATTGGAATCGCTATATCTTGAGTATGAATTTATGGGCGGGTGGATCAAGCAAGTGGGTTTGAGTAACTTGAAAGTCTTTTGCTCCATGCGTGACGTGTTCCGTTTCTCGACGATACGTTCCGAACGAGGTATAGATTATCCTTTTGCAAGGTCGATAGATGCAGGTTTGTCGTTTAATTTTTAA
- a CDS encoding FecR family protein: MEKINLDQETEDWLIAFFNGELEENEIEKIGEWLENGEENRNAYEALMRDYLQLRWAQENMNIQEKRAKEVIFSSLKKRKSGKLYYGMAAAVALLFVFFGYWFLGEKTRTSPVEVVQTEIKPVQSRAILVLSSGEKVDLEKSHEEIRERDGSIVKVDSSLGIRYDLLNQEEKTELLYHKIVVPRGGEYFLTLGDGTEVWLDADSELEYPVCFAGDRREVRLKGEAYFKVVKEEGNPFIVQVGTYTVQVYGTEFNVNAYDPRQIETVLVRGSVGFKANPSMPERMLKPNELAITNVESGESEIRTIDILPYVAWKNKDIVFVNECLESIMENVSRWYDVQVFFQNEELKDLRFDCNMQRYASIEDLFFFMEKTSNARFTINGRTVVISKK; encoded by the coding sequence ATGGAAAAGATAAATTTGGATCAGGAGACTGAAGATTGGTTAATCGCTTTTTTTAACGGAGAGTTGGAAGAGAATGAAATAGAAAAAATTGGCGAGTGGTTAGAAAATGGCGAAGAAAATAGAAATGCTTACGAGGCACTCATGCGGGATTATTTGCAGTTGCGTTGGGCGCAGGAGAATATGAATATTCAAGAGAAGCGGGCGAAAGAAGTTATATTTTCTTCTTTGAAAAAACGAAAGAGTGGAAAGTTGTATTATGGGATGGCGGCGGCAGTAGCCCTGTTATTTGTTTTTTTCGGATATTGGTTCTTGGGTGAAAAAACGAGGACGTCACCCGTGGAAGTGGTGCAAACAGAGATAAAACCTGTTCAATCCCGGGCAATTTTAGTGTTATCATCGGGCGAAAAGGTTGATCTGGAAAAATCTCATGAAGAAATTCGAGAACGTGATGGTTCGATAGTGAAGGTGGATAGTAGCTTGGGCATTCGCTACGATTTATTAAATCAAGAGGAAAAAACGGAATTGTTGTACCATAAAATTGTGGTTCCTCGCGGAGGAGAGTATTTTTTGACTTTGGGCGATGGAACAGAGGTATGGTTAGATGCAGACTCGGAGTTAGAGTATCCGGTTTGTTTTGCGGGAGATCGTCGAGAGGTGAGATTGAAAGGAGAAGCTTATTTTAAGGTGGTGAAAGAGGAGGGGAACCCTTTTATCGTGCAGGTTGGAACATACACTGTTCAGGTTTATGGAACGGAGTTTAATGTAAATGCCTATGATCCTCGCCAAATAGAGACCGTGTTAGTTCGGGGATCTGTCGGTTTCAAGGCGAATCCTTCTATGCCGGAACGAATGTTGAAACCGAATGAATTGGCGATTACGAATGTGGAGAGCGGGGAAAGTGAAATTCGGACAATAGATATTTTACCCTATGTTGCATGGAAAAATAAAGATATTGTGTTCGTGAATGAATGTTTGGAGTCGATCATGGAAAACGTTTCTCGCTGGTATGATGTACAGGTATTTTTCCAAAATGAGGAATTGAAGGACTTGCGTTTTGATTGTAATATGCAACGTTACGCGAGTATTGAAGATTTGTTCTTTTTCATGGAGAAGACATCAAATGCCCGGTTTACGATCAATGGTCGTACGGTCGTGATAAGTAAAAAGTGA
- a CDS encoding RNA polymerase sigma factor, with product MGLHGMKDRQICDLLNSHDKRGMELLFEVYYKSLVSWANTFLNDLNLAEDVVQEFFIALWNQEIHRDLRPETLSSFLRVLVRNRCYNQLGKRDIFSRFVSLESIDCMFEEYDDSKDQIVARIMREIALLPTRSQEILNCVFIEGLKYQEVADRLGISVSTVKTLLGISVRKLRERMGKERFADFLLFYCAYC from the coding sequence ATGGGACTGCATGGAATGAAAGATCGACAAATTTGCGATTTGCTTAATTCTCATGATAAAAGAGGCATGGAACTTCTGTTTGAAGTTTACTATAAATCTTTGGTTTCATGGGCAAATACTTTTTTGAATGATCTGAATTTGGCAGAGGATGTTGTGCAAGAATTTTTTATCGCTTTATGGAACCAAGAGATTCATCGGGACTTGAGGCCGGAAACTCTTTCTTCATTTTTGCGTGTACTCGTACGTAATCGCTGTTATAATCAGTTGGGAAAGCGGGATATTTTTAGCCGTTTTGTAAGTCTGGAAAGCATTGATTGCATGTTCGAGGAGTATGATGATTCGAAAGATCAGATTGTAGCTAGGATCATGAGGGAAATAGCTCTTTTGCCTACTCGTAGTCAGGAGATATTGAATTGCGTGTTTATTGAAGGGTTAAAATATCAAGAAGTTGCTGATCGATTGGGAATATCGGTTTCCACGGTGAAAACATTGTTAGGTATTTCAGTTCGCAAACTCCGGGAGCGCATGGGGAAAGAACGCTTTGCTGATTTTTTGCTTTTCTATTGTGCTTATTGTTAA
- a CDS encoding helix-turn-helix transcriptional regulator, with protein sequence MKSKIEIYVGLKVREFRKKKDWTQQYLADVLNLSNTFIANRENPNEDDAFNLDHIDSIAKVLECKIWDLLPQNPINDEDWPLK encoded by the coding sequence ATGAAATCAAAAATAGAAATATACGTAGGCTTAAAGGTTCGTGAATTTCGTAAAAAGAAAGATTGGACGCAACAATATTTAGCTGATGTCTTAAATCTTTCCAATACATTCATTGCAAACCGAGAAAATCCAAATGAAGATGATGCTTTCAATTTAGATCATATTGATTCTATTGCAAAAGTGTTGGAATGCAAAATATGGGATTTACTACCCCAAAATCCTATAAACGATGAAGATTGGCCTTTAAAATAA